The DNA segment aataatataataattataatagtaaaaaaatgTGTTTAGAAATCCCAACGTATATCTTTTCacaaactaatgggtatacccgatacccgtgGGTATACCTGATatccgacgggtaattacccgacaaatacccgacGGCTATTGGGGCGGGTATGGGACGCGATTTTATAACCGGTtatgggtatgggattaccaatacccgacccGAACCAGACACGTTTCCATCCCTACATGTGGTTTATAACTagtttcgcctttgggtactaactttttttaacaGCTTTGAGGCTTGTGATTACCAATTTGTAACGACTTTGGGTATTAACACTAACTTATGTTAATTTTTCCTTTAAATTTGAGTagaatgactaaaatacccttttgtaACTACAGAgaccatttgtgtaattaatttaatttcaaaccagggaccatttgtgtattAAATTTTTTCCATTCATGTTATTATTGTAATATACCCAAACATGCAATCATGATTCAGCCTTGCAGGTTCCAGTTTCCGTTCTCCAGCCTTGTAACTGATTTTATTATTTTGCTTCAAGCTGTATATATACAATGGTGTCACAAATAAAAATTATTGTTCTTATGATGATAGATTTTAGTGTCAATGattgttcctgaaacaaaaaacaaaataaaacattaTGTTTTTGTTCTTCCTGATCATAACATTTTCAAGATTCAAACACCTTACCTGGTTGAGCTTTCTGTGTCACAATCACCGTAAATTTTGGATCTCGTACATCATCACGGATAAACCGGCATGCCTACAATACAccatttttaattttcaattgattTAAGTTTCCAAATGAACATAATTTAAAATATTGATCTTAAGTGTCCAAACCTGTTAAAAGAAGTTAGTACCAAAAAGCGAAACTAGCTATAAAACACAGTGTCCATCTATTTAATTAACTCTTAATACTTATATAATGTTTTCTTACAGTTTTCTGATCAAATGgttcaataaaatttataaatatatttattgtGGGAATATGTCATAATTTAACGACGATTTTCCGACGAAAAGTTGTGTTGTTGCTGTTAGGAGCTTTTTCCATGAGGAAATTCGTTGATACGTGTCTTCAAAATTTTCCTTAGAAAAAACAGCTATTTTCTTGTAGTGCTACCTTTCACATGAACATGTTATATCGTATTAATCCATTTGCTATTTCAATCTATCCACTGTAACTAACAATAATTCGAAAAGGAGTTTATATTGATATGCGCATTACTACAATTTAGAAACTGAAAGTATTACAGGATATAAATAGCTGGGAAAGACGACACACATCAACAATATTCATTCATGACCTACTCTCTTGATCTATTCTACTTTATACTCTGTGATGGTTTCTTCATGGTCAAATAGACTTTTTCTCTTGTTGGGCTCCTTAAACGACCTGCTAGTTGGTCAAGTCCCAATCGAATAATCAAACACAAGAACAAGAACGAATGGAATAACTCTCCAATGAACTTTTATTATAACCAAGAAAATATAACTCAAAAAACTTGATTACAATAACTCATAAACCATAACTCGGTTTATCTCACTACTAGAAAAGTAGTCATTTTGCTACGGAAATTTCCTACGCAAAAAAATGTGTCGcaaattctgacccatttactacgcatttcctacggaaAGAAAGCCTTGATTTTTTTGGCCAACTTGCTACGCACTTATGACGGATGAATTATATTTGCATTTGAATTATATTTAAACGTttaattattatcattattaactATTGCGTAAGAAATATGTAGTAACTTGCTACGCATTTTCAACGAAACTATTGTTTATTTGTTggaattatatttatatattgaaTTCTTTTAAGTATTAATTGTTGCGTcggaaatgcgtagcaacttgctacgcatatGTGACGAAACATTTACTATGatacttaaattatattttaatgtttaattggttttattattaattattgcgtaggaaatgcgtagcaacttgctacgcatatGTGACGAAACATTTATTATTatacttaaattatattttaatgtttaattggttttattattaattattgcgtaggaaatgcgtagcaacttgctacgcatatGTGACGAAACATTTATTATTatacttaaattatattttaatgtttaattggttttattattaattattgcgtaGAAAATGCGTAGCAACTTACTACGCATATGTGACGAAACATTTATTATTatacttaaattatattttaatgtttaattggttttattattaattattgcgtaggaaatgcgtagcaacttgctacgcatatGTGACGAAACATTTATTATTatacttaaattatattttaatgtttaattagttttattattaacTATGCATTTGTAACGTAATAGTTATAATATTTGAatgtttaattatatatatgtatatgtatgtacccgtgtctatatatatgtgtatacgTGTATGTGTATGTACCAATATTTTACCAAATTTTACTTTCAAATACCAATACGGTACTATACAATACCATATCGAATATtttcggtaccgagctcatctgTTAGGGGCGGATGTAAAGAGGaacaaggggtagcctccgctaccgcttggtcggaaaatttttgacgtttttagtgtaaattttggaaaaatttgacgttttttcgatttcgttaccgcctatttataaaacgttaccgcttggtcggaatcctagatccgccactgtcaTCTGTAATCATATTTGTTAATGAATCATATCGggtcttaatggatcacaatgacCAATAGTAGATCATATCAACGACTTTGACGACACCCAGCCCCACTGAACAGTCGAAGATCATTGTTTATTTTGTATGTGATAGGCACAATGTATATGTTTTATAGAGAAAATACTTGCTTAAAAAAGTACATCtggatgatgttttggatagatttctaAAAAAGAAAACCCGTAGGGCgacattttaaatatgtttgtaacaaAATTTTAATTCGAAACAACTAATTCATTTGTCCGACCCGAACCTGAAATCCGtttcatacatatgaacccgaacctgAACCGAATATTCGGAGGCTGACCTGAATctgacccgttcaacccgaattcttttatttttttcagcaaattaatatattaaaattaacatctactacaaaaaaacacaaattagataataaaattacattaaaatcaTAAAATCTTATGTCAATTTCTATTTTTAACTTATAAGTATAGAATAAAATAGACACaccaaatttaatttataacataaaacatattgtaaaaatataatattatagaaatgggttgacccgaacctgacccgtttagctaaatgggttggcgggttcaacctaAAACTGACCCAAACCTGTTTAGACTAAACTCAAATCCGCGAATTTCATGTTTAGTTCGTGTCTTGTTTTTAGATCGTGTCAGAAATTTACAACCCTAGAGTTGAGGCATGTGGTAAATAAATATAAACACTCAAAATTTATGAAAATCAAATGTTAGAAAATAATCAAATTAAATCTATTCTACTTTTAAAAAAGTAAATACTTttagaaagtaaaaaaaaaagtgaCCAATAAGAGCTTTGCTTTCCCATCACACAGATCATGATCGTATGGCTCTCAGCCACTTCATCCAATGGATGAAAACACACCTCTAGAAACACATAATCTTATACACATACAAACATCACTGAAGTTTTTCATTATACACATACAAACATCACTGAagtttttcaaaatcaattttagCAATGAAAAGGGGGAGCAAGCAGAGAAGAAATCAACTCCACACACACGCACACGCACACTCAACACATAACCACTGAACTACCGCTGCCACAGCGCGCCACCGCACCGCCATCAACGCACAACCACTGAACCACCGCCGCTACAGCATAACCACCGGACGATTGGTGGGTGTGGTGGTACGGTGGTTGTTAGTCTGTCGCTTCTTCCGCTGCAACGGGTATTTAAGCATTATAGAATCATTAGCATTTGTTTTCTCATATGGGGTCATTCAGTTAAACAAGAAAGTGAAAATTGTTGAGTGGCAGCCTGAATGTCTAATGGGAGATAAAGATGGTGATTCAAGACCAGTAAAGATACACTTTCTTTAAAGTTTGTTGGATATCTTTTTACAAGTGTGTTAAATTGTATTAGTTTTGTTGTTTAATCATTTTAGAACACCATGGTAATGTATAATTCTTAAATTTATGTTATTGCATTTGGAGtgaattttgtaaaacaagttttGTAATTATTAGATTTAATTCTTATAATTGTTTTACCAGAAAAATCTggattttattaatattatttatttgctTAAAATATTAATTCGTCAGAAATgtgtgacaaaaaaaaaactatttatttttttagtttgttGGAAAAATGTGACAAAaattatgaaattttcattttttttttctgttagTAAAGAAGGCGTAACAAACAAAAAAGttgacttttttattttttcaattcGTCAGAAATCTCTAGctaagttaaaaaaataaaaaaattagaaaacaaaTTTTTGTCACAAAGGTGTCGctaattaaaaaaattacaaaaaatataatatttatattatcaTAATATTATTACAAATATTAATGATAATTAGAAAGAGTTCTCGGAAATGTGTCACAATTTCCGACATCTATTTTCTATAGGAAATGGGTAGGAAAAAGTGTAGGAAATGCGTTAGAAACCAGTTTCCTACGAGGTGTTTTCCTAGATACCATTTTTGTCACAACTTCGTAACGAAGCGTGGTTTGTGACGCATTTCTGACGGAAAATAGTGTCAAAATTTTAAGATTTTCTAGTAGTGTCTTCTCTTGACTCTTGTCTTAATAATGCCTAACCCTACCTTGGTTTATATAGGCTAcccctaacttggtgaccaaTACATTACCAAATAACCTTAACTTGGTGACTAAGACATTACcaaatataataataatgtaATTAGGAAACTTAACCAATTATGACCAACTTGTCAACATTGATCTCTCAAGTTCACCGACTTGTGACTTGAACTCCTTTGTCACCCTTTCACATCACCTACTTGTGATGAGTCGGGAATTACCgccaacaatcacccccttaatTTCCGACTCGAAATACGTAGGCTCCAACATGTCTTCTTTGTCTTGATTCTCATAGAACTCAACTTGATCTCTAGCTGTGTTTTTCGGCTCCTTCCTAGCTCGAACATTCTTGCGACCTTGTACTCGACTAGTCCTTTTTCCACGACTCGTCCTTTGGTCATAAGAACTCGCACCACCATTGACTCGGCTGCGACCTTGAGCAAACACTCGCTTTCTTGGATCATTAAATATACCTCCTTGGGTTTGAATCTCTTGCTTAACCTTTTCTTTGAATTCTTGAACATTTTTCTTTGGACTTTGAATTTTGGGTTTCTTCATTAAACTTGGATCTTTGAGAAGATTCTGACTCGTACTTGCCGTATCATCTTTCAGTTCAACTCTCTGTAGATCCCTACCCGCAAAATTCTTTATTCCAATCATGTTAGCTTGTGTACCGGAACTTGCTATCTTGAGGTTGATCTTGTACAAACGGTTCTTGGTCCTTGTCACCTTCATCATAAGCTTTCCTGCATCATCATGAATGGTTAGCAAATCACGTTTCATGTGAATGTCGCATCCACCTTCCGTTGCTTGACCAAGACTAATGATATTGCTTTGCAAACTCGGTATGTAGTAAACATCGGTTAACAGACGCTTCTCCCCCGTTTTCCCTTCAAGTAATACCGATCCCTTTCCCCGTATATCAATACAAGATCCATCTCCAAACTTCACCTTTCCCGTGACACGTTCATTAAGTTCAAAGAAATAAGCTCGATTACCCGTCATGTGATTCGATGCTCCGTTGTCGAGATACCAAGTGTCTTTCTCCATTGGCTCAGTCTCGAAACGCTTTGGATTCACCCATTCTTCATTTAGAAAAACCGTCTCTTGATCACATCTCATCATGAATAATGATGGATCAAAATCATCGTTTTTAGCTAAGTTAGCTTCATCTTGTTTCTTCATACGATCTGGACATCCTGATGCGAAGTGACCAAATTTATCACAACGGTAACACTGAACCTGTGATCTATCTTTCCTTCCTTTTTGGCGATCATTGGTTCTTCTTTGACCCGTTTGTTTTGACCCATGATCTTGACCATCTCGGCTTTGACTTCCATCTTGGTCCTCATCATCCCGGTCTTGACGTCTGCCTCGATAACTTGAACCGCCTCGCCCACGCCCACGCGTATTTTCATAGGATTTGGATTTCGAGGATGACTCACCATTGGCAAACATTAGATTACCTTGATTTTCTGCTAAAGACTCGATACCCTTAATCCTGTCTTCGAACGTCTTCAGTCTACCAACCGCTTCCTGAAACATCATAGTCTTCAAATCTGCGAATTGTTCAATTGAAGCTACAATTGGAACATACTTTGCTGGAACAGAGCCTAATAACTTTCTGGTAAGCTTTCTGTTTTCATAGGTGGTTCCCAAACTGGCTGCCTTGGTAACCAACTGACTAATCCTCCCTGCGAAAGAATCAACTGTCTCTGTTTCTTTCATCTTCAAGGATTCGAACTCATTTTCCAGTTGCTCAAGCTTTGCCTCTCGAACCCGTTCAACCCCAACATACCGTGTCTTCAACGCTTCCCAGATTTCCTTTGCAGTCTGAAACTGAGCTACTTGAAACACGAGCTCTTCGGGTATTGCTTGAAGTAGAAGTGCAACTGCCATGTCATCCTTTTTGGCATCTACCTCCTTTTCGGCTGGTTCTAAAGCTTGCTGTATTCCATGAACCTTGAATACTGCCTTGATACGAATCGCCCAGATGTTGTAATTTGTTTCGGTTAACATTGAACACTGTAAAGTTGTGGTACTTTGATCCTTGACCACAACCGGTGGTGGTCTATCCCCATTCGTCATTGATTTCTGAACAACCTTTTTAGAAACGAACGTGTTTGCTCACAGAAACCCGGTCACGAATACCTCTCGAAAACCGAATAACAATCAAACCTCGAATTGAACCACTTTTCCAACCGAAACAACTTTTAATGGTTAAACCACATCTAAGTCTAAACCAACAAAAAATAATTAACCaacttgttattattttattGGTTCAAACGTTGTTGTacacaaaaataataaaacccaGTTTGTTGAACtaataaggaaaaaaaaataaCTTATTTAGTTTTCCTTTTGAATCCACGTCACCAACTAAATAAATCAAACCTGTTGTATTTTGAGAGGCCACAAAGAAAATTTCAAACCGAGATTTTTTCTTTAACCAAAgataacaaaaataattaaattccTGTTGCACTTTTATCAAATCCTGATGACATATAGCGAAAAACAATTACCCTTGTAAATTCGAGCAGAACCACGTGATAAGCCGCCGTACCGTTTTAATTACCGTCGCCGCTTGGAACGAAAAGTCTGACGACCTGGTTCGAACCCGAGTTGTCGCTGCTTCTGGGATTACGTGTCGCTGCCGCTATACAAGTTTGTCGCCACTGATCCTCCTGATCGGCTGTGTTGACAAGCTTGTCTCCTCCGGTTACGACTTCGTTACTCTATTTGATATCGACGATTgaacttggctctgataccaattcaaGTCCCAATCGAATAATCAAACACAAGAACAAGAACGAATGGAATAACTCTCCAATGAACTTTTATTATAACCAAGAAAATATAACTCAAAAAACTTGATTACAATAACTCATAAACCATAACTCGGTTTATCTTCTCTTGACTCTTGTCTTAATAATGCCTAACCCTACCTTGGTTTATATTGGCTAcccctaacttggtgaccaaTACATTACCAAATAACCTTAACTTGGTGACTAAGACATTACcaaatataataataatgtaATTAGGAAACTTAACCAATTATGACCAACTTGTCAACATTGATCTCTCAAGTTCACCGACTTGTGACTTGAACTCCTTTGTCACCCTTTCACATCACCTACTTGTGATGAGTCGGGAATTACCGCCAATAGTTGGGCCCAAAGTTGATTAATATGAGTCATTATCCACCTCCTACGTTTGTCCAACGGTATATTCCCTTGCAAGTAAATAAAATTAGTAGAATAAAGACCTTTCTCTTTTTTTAACGGTTTATTCCCACTAGGCCATATATATATCCCAACAAAATCTTGATCGGCCAACGGTATATTCCCACCAGGCCATATATGTCCCAACAAAATCTTGATTGACATCAAATACTATTTAATATACGTTCGCTTGCATCGAGAATCAACACGTTTCGATACATTTGGCGCTCTCGACCCTGACGTGGTGCGGTTCCTAAAGCGGGTTCAacaggtggtaagcagtaacaccgcacatgttaaggggcagaattttgtgtttagcagggtagggtttgctattcagaaagggctagcggcgcagcttgttgctcgtctacctgtcattagtttgtaatcgtattGCGTTTGTTTATAATATCAAATAATCAAACACTCCTaatttcttatatatatatatatatatatatatatatatatatatatatgttcatCTCTTTAACATGTTCCCAATTGACAGGTTCCAGGTTTGATCCTGAAGGGCTGCAGGAATAATAAAAGATGTCACAACACAACAAATGTGATTATATCAATGGTAGCcgaatatattaaaaaattcatAAATTTTCATATTCCATTATTCAAACCATACTTTTTTGAAATATTATTTATACTGATGTATTTTAACTTTCATTGTAATATTATTTCTCCATTATTGTCTTGGTGCATGTGATATAAATCATTTGGCAACCATACAATCCAACAattgataaaaacaaaaacaaagatggATGCAATGCCCATAATCAACCAAAAGAAGCCTCATGTGTTGTTCATACCATTTCCGGCACAAAGCCACGTCAAGTGTATGCTCAAACTTGCCAGGCTCCTGAACCACAAGGGCCTTGATGTAACCTTCATCAACACTCAGTCGAACCATAAGCGACTCATAACATCCGGTGGGACTCGCTGGCTAGACGATACTCCAAGTTTTCGATTCAAAACAGTTCCTGATGGTGTCCCTTCTTCTACAGAAGATGGTGTCGAACATACTCAAACCATAGTTGAACTCTGGAATTATATGGGAACAACTTTCTATGATTCGTTGCTTGATGTCTTGTCCGGCCTTGAAACTTCGGTTAGTTGTATTGTTTGTGATGGTTTCATGACTTACACAAATGCTATGCAGGCTGCTGAGATGCTTAAGATCCCAGTCATCCTTTTCTGGACCATGGCTGCCTGTGGATTCATGGGGTTTTACCAGGTGAAAGTTCTCAAGGAAAAAGAACTTGTCCCACTTAAAGGTTCGATTTTTCCCATTTACACAATACAACttggttttaacaaaatttatagTCTAAtataatgaaaatatatattaaaaaaaaaagttaaacaaacTTCAGCATTTAGATTTTTTTCTAAATCTAAACATAACAAGTTATTagaaaaaatcaaattaattatACTATCTTAAAATACAACTCTTTGAGACAAAAAAGTAATTTTACCATAATTTTAAGACACATAAGGGAGTTTAGtgtcttagagcattcacatcatGTTGATTAAATTTCTTGGAGAGTAATCTTCATATTATAAAAAGTGGTGGTACATGGTTGTGAATGGATTAGAGAGAAAAGGTTATTGtttatctgtatatttgaggggacactaTTCACCCTCTATatctttttaatatattttgaaagtagtTATAAGTGGAGGGGAGAGAAAAAATAATGATaaagtataaaaaaatattaattaattgaaAAGAGAGAAATTTAGTTGTTTTTAATGTAGggaaaattactttttgagtccctgtgttatAGTGATTTTAACCACCTGAGTTTAAAGTCAAAATGTTCAACGTCCTGAGGCCCCAAGCgctttttttctaacattttgagtCCAAGTAACTCTATTTGAATATTCTGTTAGTTTCtaataaaaagacaaaaatgccactatattaaaaaaaatagaaatagaaatctaaataagagtaaaatgcacggatagtctcTGTGATTTGGTAAAATAACAACTGTAGTCcacaacttttggaaattacactggtagtccctgtggtttaacagtttgttactcgaatagtccctggagtggatgtccgttagttttcACCGTTAACTccatgtaaaatgactaaaatacccttagtattaaattaaaatattaaaagtagatatattaaaattaaaagtaGGACCCACCAACCTTCTAATTCACCTTTTAAGCCATgtatccctctctctctctctttcacaCACACACATGAACTCACTCACCACCACCTGACTCCACCACTTACCACCAGCCGCCACCACCTGCCACTCCACCAGCATCAACATTTCCGCCACTGTAACTCCCTCCTCCATCCTAGAAAAGGCCGATCAGAGAGAGAGACACAGAAAAGGTCATTCACCACCACCTGACTCTACCACTGTAACTCCTCCATCTTCACCACTATAACTCACTCACCACCACTACAACTCCCTCCCCCATCAACATCAGTCGATTAAGGTGCATATCGCCTGTTAGGGTTTAGAGTTTTGAGTTGAATTTGTACATTTAGAACCGATTTAGGGTATTATTGGTTGGGTTTTGATGATGGTTGTTGATGACGATGGTGGCAACGATAGGTGTGTTGACGgcgaagaaagatgatgatggtaGCGGTTCTGATGGTGGTTGTGGTGATCGTGGTGGTTCAGATGGTAGCTGTTCGTGGCTGCTGTTGTAGCGATGGTGACCGTGGTGGTGTTTTGTGATGGGTTAAGGGTTGGAGGGGTTAGGTTTATGTGGCGGCGGTGGTTATGGGTGTGGGTGGAGGTGGGTGGCTATGGTGATGGAATCTTGATTTTGGATGTTGATTAACTTACTGTTAAGCACCTTCTTTTTTATAATTTCTGGACTGTAAAAGATAAATATGTTGTAGTGAACTGgtgttgtatgatttggaaatTATATGTAAAGTAACATATTGACCTATAGGCTGGTTTGGTCAATAATTACAGTTTAgaaagattatttttaaataatatttgtttttttatttaaaataatcttttaatgtgttttaatttaatactaagggcattttggttattttacATGGAGTTAACGGTgaaaactaacggacatccaatccagggactatccgagtaacaaactgtcaaaccacagggaccaccggtgtaattttcaaaagttgaggactatatgTGTTATTTTACCAAATCATAGGGACATCCAAtcagtctctctctctctttctttctctctctctctctctctctctctctaaacaccaCCAAGAACCATGGTACACCACCATACAACACCTCTTCCTAGCAACCACAACCACCTCACCTACAGGCTGCAACCAtacaccaccatcaccacaatAAACCACCTCTGCCCCACCTCCGACAGCACCATCACCGCAATAAACCACCGCCATACACCACCTCCGGCCCCACCTCAgacaccaccatcaccacaatAAACCATCACCATACACCACCTACGGTCCCATCTCCAACAGCACCATCAGCACAATAAACCACCACCATTGCCCTACCTCCGACAACAACGCCGTCACCATCAAGCCACCACCACTGAAACCCTAAAACCGCCACCACTGAAACCCTAAGCCGACATCACCACCGCTACCACTGGAACCCTAAAACCGCCaccactaaaaccctaaaacgaCATTTCCTTTGTCACCTCTCCGACTAGATCTGGTGGTGGTCTCgattgtttatgttttgtttctgTTTCTATCATGTTAGGTGAGTTTGGTGGTGGCCCTTGACTATTTATGGTGATCTTGACAGTGGTGGTTGACGGTGTGGAAGGTGGTGATAATGGTGGAGGTGTTGTTTGCAGGTGGTTGGCGGCCAACGGAAAGTGGTGTTAGTGGTGGAGATGTagtggggatggtggtggtgcagtGGTGTAAACGGTGGTGGTAGGTTctagatgagagagagagagggggggatggacaggtgtgtgtgtgtgtgtgtgtgtgtgtgaaatgtTTATGTGTGAAGGTGTGTATAATAgtatatgtaatttttttatatataatattaaaatatttatGCATTAGACACTTGTTCCTTATACTTTTGTGCATATAAGAGTTGTACTTTTTGTATAAATGACTTAATTGCCCTCCTGGTTAACAGACTTAGTGGATGATGTTAAAAAAATGGACTCAAAGGGTTACAAAATAAGCGTTTAGGGACTAAAGGCgtttaaaattttgattttggactcaagtggttaaaatcaCTATAACACAGAGACTCAAAACGTAATTTTCCCTTTAATGTAATTATATGGTAAAAGTAATAGaaaggatgtgaatgctcttaaaaTGAGGGTGAAATTATCTTTCTGCCCTTTCAATCTAAAGTTGAAACTCTTGAAACTTTTACACTTTTGTTCATCCCACATCAGGTGAGAAAGAAAATTTGGATGAAAAAATGACTATAAAATTATCTCTTCCTTTCTAAAGAATTCATGTATTTGATTGTTCGTTTGTCttatgttaacaaaaaaaaaaaaaagtggagAAATCACCTAATAAAGGCAATTTAAGCGCATACAAGAGTTAAATAGTTATGTAACTTACATACTCGGTTATTTGGCTAAGTAAAGTTTTGTTCTTAGCCTTTTGATAAGAATAAGTTATATTGTTTGTTCAAGTGAGCCAATGAGATCGAGTTTAAGATTAACCAACTCAGTATGAAGATCGACTCAAGCTCAAGCTAGGCTTAGCTTGACAGAGCCTTTTAGTGTTGTCTTCCTGTCACATCGCGTCGGCACACTATTATTGGAAAACATAAAGGGAAAGGAATTCAATATTTATGGATGTGGAGTTAGCTCCTCTATAAGCGAATTCAGTTAAGTAGCGTATTGGTGTAGAaaccaaacatgttttgtaaatgtCCTATGAACTCTTATAACTTTCTAAGACCACCAACAAATCAAAAAATATATTCCAATATCAACTTCTTTTAGTTAATCAATCTTGCTTTTTGTTTCAGATGAAAGTGATTTGACAACTGAATATCTTGACATGGAAATAGATTGGATTCCCGGAATGGAAGGACTCCTTTTGAAGGAACTACCTGAGTTTATGCGATACTCAAAACCGGATGATCCTTCGTTTAAATATCTCCTAGAAACCGCTCAAGCAGCTGATAATGTTTCACATATTATCATCCATACATTCGAGGAACTAGAGGCTAAACTCGTCAAAGCGATTAAATCCATCTTTCCTAATATCTACACCGTCGGCCCTCTTCAGT comes from the Helianthus annuus cultivar XRQ/B chromosome 4, HanXRQr2.0-SUNRISE, whole genome shotgun sequence genome and includes:
- the LOC110936019 gene encoding UDP-glycosyltransferase 85C1, whose amino-acid sequence is MDAMPIINQKKPHVLFIPFPAQSHVKCMLKLARLLNHKGLDVTFINTQSNHKRLITSGGTRWLDDTPSFRFKTVPDGVPSSTEDGVEHTQTIVELWNYMGTTFYDSLLDVLSGLETSVSCIVCDGFMTYTNAMQAAEMLKIPVILFWTMAACGFMGFYQVKVLKEKELVPLKDESDLTTEYLDMEIDWIPGMEGLLLKELPEFMRYSKPDDPSFKYLLETAQAADNVSHIIIHTFEELEAKLVKAIKSIFPNIYTVGPLQLHLNQITKMETKNLDLDCYSLWKEEPECVQWLQSKEPNSVVYVNFGSIAVMSLQELLEFGWGLVSSNLYFLWIIRTDLVDGEPAVLPQELKEAMSEKGFVGSWCSQEEVLNHPAVGGFLTHGGWGSIIESLSAGVPMICWPFSGDQQINCRQMCKEWEVSMEIERNVKRDEVEKLVRVLIEGEEGERMRKKAMEWKKTAETAVAANGSSCFDIEKLADTIINL